GACGGTCAGAGCCAAAGTGACCATGGCCGGTGTAACCATCGGCAAGGTCACCGCAATCGATTTGGATCGCGACAGCTTCACCGGTCGGGTGACCCTGCAAGTGGATAAAAAAGTCGACAATCTGCCGACCGACTCGACAGCGTCTATCCTGACCGCTGGTCTGCTGGGCGAGAAATACATCGGTATCAGCGTAGGCGGGGAAGATACCCCTCTGAAGGATGGTGGAACCATTCACGACACGCAGTCGTCACTGGTACTGGAAGACCTGATCGGTAAATTCCTGCTCAATACCGTTAGCAAAGACGCCAAATGAGGAGCTTTTGAATGATCTCTACCTTGCGACGTGGCCTGTTGGTGTTGCTCGCGACATTGCCACTGATGGGTACCGCTGTGGCGGCACAGTCAGCGCACGATCTGATTCAGGACACCACCACCCGGATGCTCGCTGATCTGTCGGCCAATAAAGAGAAATACAAGCAGGATCCGAACGACTTTTATGCTGCACTGAACACTATCGTTGGTCCGGTGGTAGATGCCGAAGGCATCTCCAAGAGCATCATGACGGTCAAGTATTCGCGCAAGGCAACGCCTGCGCAGATGCAGACCTTCCAGGAAAACTTCAAGAAAGGCCTGTTCCAGTTCTACGGCAACGCCTTGCTCGAATACAACAACCAGGGCATCACCGTTGATCCGGCCAAGGACGAATCGGGTGATCGCACCAGCGTCGGCATGACCGTCAAGGGCACCAACGGCGCGGTATACCCTGTGCAGTACACCCTGGAGAAGATCAACGGCGAGTGGAAACTGCGCAACGTGATCATCAACGGCATCAACATCGGCAAGTTGTTCCGGGACCAGTTCGCCGACGCGATGCAGCGTAACGGCAATGATCTGGACAAGACCATCAACAATTGGGCAGGTGAAGTGGCCAAGGCCAAGCAAACCACCGAGAAGCCAGCGCAATGAATGAGGCGGCAGTTCGTATGAGTGATGTCGACGAGCTATTGCTCAGCGGAGTGCTGGACTACCGCACTGGCCCGGACTTGCGCAAGGAAGGTCAGGCGCTGATCAAGTCGAGCAAGGCTTCTGCGCTGGTCATCGATTGTTCGGCCGTGAAGAAGTCCAGCAGTGTCGGCTTGTCGTTGCTGCTGTGCTTCATGCGCGATGCTCAGGCGGCCGGTAAGGCTGTCAGCATCCGCGCGATGCCCGAAGACATGCGCGAAATTGCTCAGGTCAGTGAGCTGACCGAACTGTTGGCGCACTCCTGAACCCGCATCAGTAAAGAAGCCCCCCGTCAGAGTCCTGCCTTGCGGGGTTCGCAGGCGCGGGGCTTTTTTGTATGATGTCCGACCCGTGCGCACAGGGCGCCGATTGAGGTTGAGCATGCAGGCCGTAGAAGTGAAGAGCTTCCTTGAAGGAAAGCTGCCCGGAACGTTGGTAGAAGTTGAGGGCGAAGGCTGCAATTTCCAGCTGAACGTGATTAGCGATGAACTGGCGGCGTTGAGCCCGGTGAAGCGTCAGCAGCAGATCTATGCCCATTTGAACCCATGGATCACCGATGGCAGCATCCATGCGGTCACTATGAAATTTTTCAGCAGCGCGGCCTGGGCCGAGCGCACCTGAGCCTAAGGGCGTCGAGATTCTTATGGATAAATTGATTATTACTGGTGGCGCTCGTCTTGATGGCGAGATCCGCATTTCCGGGGCAAAGAATTCTGCCCTGCCGATTCTGGCTGCCACCTTGCTGTGCGATGGCCCGGTGACGGTCGGCAACCTGCCGCACTTGCACGACATCACCACCATGATCGAGCTGTTCGGTCGCATGGGCATTGAGCCTGTGATCGACGAGAAACTCAGCGTCGAAATCGACCCGCGCACCATCAAGACCCTGATCGCTCCGTACGAGCTGGTGAAAACCATGCGTGCGTCGATCCTGGTACTGGGTCCGATGGTTGCCCGTTTCGGTGAAGCCGAAGTCGCGCTGCCTGGCGGTTGCGCCATCGGTTCGCGTCCGGTCGACCTGCACATCCGTGGTCTCGAAGCCATGGGCGCGGTGATTGATGTCGAAGGCGGCTACATCAAGGCCAAGGCGCCTGAAGGCGGCCTGCGCGGTGCGCACTTCTTCTTCGATACCGTCAGCGTGACCGGTACTGAAAACATCATGATGGCGGCTGCTCTGGCCAAGGGCCGCAGCGTGCTGCAGAACGCTGCGCGTGAACCTGAA
The sequence above is drawn from the Pseudomonas sp. FP2196 genome and encodes:
- the mlaD gene encoding outer membrane lipid asymmetry maintenance protein MlaD, which gives rise to MQNRTLEIGVGLFLLAGILALLLLALRVSGLSPTSTTETYKLYAYFDNIAGLTVRAKVTMAGVTIGKVTAIDLDRDSFTGRVTLQVDKKVDNLPTDSTASILTAGLLGEKYIGISVGGEDTPLKDGGTIHDTQSSLVLEDLIGKFLLNTVSKDAK
- a CDS encoding lipid asymmetry maintenance protein MlaB encodes the protein MNEAAVRMSDVDELLLSGVLDYRTGPDLRKEGQALIKSSKASALVIDCSAVKKSSSVGLSLLLCFMRDAQAAGKAVSIRAMPEDMREIAQVSELTELLAHS
- a CDS encoding phospholipid-binding protein MlaC; the encoded protein is MISTLRRGLLVLLATLPLMGTAVAAQSAHDLIQDTTTRMLADLSANKEKYKQDPNDFYAALNTIVGPVVDAEGISKSIMTVKYSRKATPAQMQTFQENFKKGLFQFYGNALLEYNNQGITVDPAKDESGDRTSVGMTVKGTNGAVYPVQYTLEKINGEWKLRNVIINGINIGKLFRDQFADAMQRNGNDLDKTINNWAGEVAKAKQTTEKPAQ
- a CDS encoding BolA family protein — encoded protein: MQAVEVKSFLEGKLPGTLVEVEGEGCNFQLNVISDELAALSPVKRQQQIYAHLNPWITDGSIHAVTMKFFSSAAWAERT